ACAATCTTTCCGAGCTTTATTATCGCCACAGCCTTTGGCCTCAGGCGGTGGATGTGCTTACCCGGGTGGCCGACCTGGGTTTGGCCGATGTCCAACAGCTTTATAAACTGGGGAATTTGTGTCTCAAACAAGGGCAAAAAGACAATGCGGTGAAATGGTGGAAAAAAGCGCTGGAGTTGGATCCCTCAAATCAGATGATCAGGCGCAACCTTGATCTGGCCGAAAAAGGATGATATTCAAAGACGCCATCACCGATCCCCAGCTGATGGAACTGGCCAAAATGATAAATGCCGACACCGGCTTTGACGTTCTGCAGTACAAGGAGCGGCCGCTTAAAAGGCGTTTGGCTGTCAGGCTCAGGGCCTGCCAGCTCAGCACTTATCAGGAATACGCCCAAAGGCTGGTCCAGGACAAATCCGAATATCCCAAACTCCTGGATGCTCTGACCATCAATGTCACCAATTTTTACCGTAATCCCGAAACTTTTAAAACGGTCTCGGCCAGAGTCCTGCCGCTGTTGGCCGTCCAAGGCGAACAGAGCCGCCCCCTGACAATTTGGAGCGCCGGTTGCTCCTCAGGCGAAGAAGCTTACAGCCTGGCCATCCTGTGGCGGGAGTTTGCCGCCGGGAACGGCGTTAATCGCCCCTACCGGATCATTGCCACCGACATCGACCGCGTCAGCAGGGCAAAGGCCAAGCAGGGAATATACGACCAGAACAGCATGAACGAAATTCCCTCCGAACTGATAAAAAAATATTTCAAGCTTGTACCCCCAAACTATATCCTGGACGAAGAAATCAAGAGGATGGTTGAATTCCGCCATTTTGACCTGTTTGAACCTTCTCCGTTTTCGGAACTGGATATGATATTTTGCCGCAATGTGCTGATTTATTTTTCCCGGCAGGCCCAGGAATATATATTTGACAGTTTCCGGAAAAGCCTTAGATCCGGAGGATTTTTAGTGCTGGGCAAGGTGGAAACCCTGTTCGGTAAAGCCAAGGAATGTTTTTCCCCTTTTGACCTTAAGGAACGCATCTACCAGCTGAACGGATAACAACGGTTTTATAAAATTGTCCAACGAAGTCATAGTTAAAATAGCCGATCTGAAAGTTGATAGGGAACCGGCCATCATCACCACTCACGGATTGGGGTCCTGCCTGGCCATCATGCTGTATGATCCGGAGGCTAAAACCGGGGGGCTGGCCCATGTGATGCTGCCGTCGCCGGACCTGAGCCGCCTTAAACCCCAGCCGGGCAAGTGTCCCCAGAGCGCCATAGAACAGATGCTCCTGCAAATGGA
The candidate division TA06 bacterium genome window above contains:
- a CDS encoding protein-glutamate O-methyltransferase CheR — protein: MIFKDAITDPQLMELAKMINADTGFDVLQYKERPLKRRLAVRLRACQLSTYQEYAQRLVQDKSEYPKLLDALTINVTNFYRNPETFKTVSARVLPLLAVQGEQSRPLTIWSAGCSSGEEAYSLAILWREFAAGNGVNRPYRIIATDIDRVSRAKAKQGIYDQNSMNEIPSELIKKYFKLVPPNYILDEEIKRMVEFRHFDLFEPSPFSELDMIFCRNVLIYFSRQAQEYIFDSFRKSLRSGGFLVLGKVETLFGKAKECFSPFDLKERIYQLNG